Part of the Lytechinus pictus isolate F3 Inbred chromosome 18, Lp3.0, whole genome shotgun sequence genome, atcccatatacggccaatttgaagtctccatgggtatagtgattaccaatatttacaacttttaaaaattcataactttcttgttgtttgtccaatattgttcaaactttcacctatcaacttgtctgatttatattttccttataaaaacaaagttttatttgggttggattcccctttaatgttaTACCACCTATCAAATCCTCATATTAAATTTTACATTGACACTTAAATACAATGATTactgaaaacatatttttagcTGTGTTTGCGATGGTGGTGTTAAGTGTCTGTCCAGACATATTGAAATACTATGTAAAAATATTACAGCACAGTCCACAAAATATGATCACGTAGATTGTGGTAAACAATCCTTTGGCTTTTAGAATGCCAAATACTTACTGTTCTCTATCTCTGTAGGTGTTGTGGATTCCTTGTCGATCTCGTTTCTGGATCTGATCGGCGAGTTGACGTCTTCTCTCGTGATCCATCTGTCTACTCTCTAGCTGTTCCCTGGCCATGTCCTCAGAGCACGTTTCAGCCATTCTcctctgattaaaaaaaagacataagAGGAATCTTCTTTAATTGGTTTTAATTTTTACTTAATTCATTTATGGGGGTGCAACGTGAGAGTTCAAGTGATTAAGATAATGATATTTTGTTGATTTGTCTTTCTATTTGGGATTGAGCAGGAGATCTTTTGAAATAATAGGATGGGGGCGAGGTGTCAGGATACTTAACAATTTGGaagcctttttttaattttgtctttaaattacacaaaaatatgaattcaatatctgaATATCATCTTCAATTTTGTTATCTatgataaatattgataaaactttGCTTGTTAACTTTTGCAAATGGCTGTTTAAAATCGATTGTCCAGACACACAACTGGATAAATTAATTGTAACATGATTATATTCTTATTACAAATATTAGTCAAGATCTATTTTTGCAACAGCCACCCAAactgaaacataatatataaGGGTTAGGGTAGCTGTCACAACAGCCACCCATACAAactgaaacataatatataaGGGTTAGGGTAGCTGTCACAAAATGAACTCTTTCCCACACCTGCATTAagtagtatacccagttgttgtgtgtccggacaggttgtgtgtccggacgatcaattttagaaagtaatttggaaaaatttacaagcgaagtttcatcaatttttagttcaaaatgttaggaaatattagagagaacaaaattgaagatgattataactattgaattcatatttttagtgtaatccaaagacaaaaaagaaggcttcaaaaatataaagtgtccggacacccgatcccccatcctacatTGCTATAGCGACAATCATTTCTGTAAGCCATTCAGCCTATGACCTATGTTAAAttcgcgcacacacacacatgacatGGACAtggtcaagcaaaaaaaaaagcagaatgTAAACAAACATATTTTACCTCTTCATCAGCAAATTTATTCTTAGCTGCTAATTGTCTGTCGATGACACGTTGCTTCCTTAAAGCCTCCCAGTGGTACTGTTGTTGACTCATTGTTTTAATTTAATGATGAATGATATTATGCCGATTAAAGGTGGAAATTAATGCCCTGATCGATCCTGTCCACATCAGATCGAGTTGCTGGCGAGCTTCCGGGTTCTGCTTGGGTACTCGCTATGGCAACGTGATTATAGCGCATGCGTAGAGAAGTCGATCTCGATAACAAGGGTAAAGAACTTCGGCAACAGGCTATGTGCGTTGAGGCGAGGCAGAATAGAAAGTGGTATTACGAGGGTGGGGCCGGAATTTGGGGTGGAATAACACGCCAGGCCTGGGATGGAGTTAGGGTGCTTGAAGGTGTTTTATATTCAGCAGATCGAAAAATGGGAAGATATGCTGAACTAAGAATAAATTGGTGTTACAATGTTCTTGGGGTATAGGGCAGGCATGTCATGCTGCTTTTGTGGAGTCCAGATGGTCGCCGCAGGGGGTCATATAGAAAGAGAGGGGCGCCATTCTGGATTGGAGGCAAACATCCAAAGGTGCCCACCTGtatttgggggagggggctctGTAAAAATGGTAATTGGGGTCATactcatatttttttccaggGGATGCAGgggttaaactttttttttttgacagggCATTATTAGCGAAATTGAAGGATTTGGTtcacaattttggtgaaattaaAGATTTTTAGCAAAATCGTGTAACTTTTCTTAATTTGGGGTTCGGGGATCGGGAGGGCAACTGAACCACGGCATATCCATATAGCTACATCGGAGGAGCAAACTTATTTGACCTTCCCCTCCATTTCACTTTGctatgataaaaacaatataactTGCTTAAGATATGATGCCAAGAAAGATGACAGTAATtctttgatgtaaaaaaaagtgtgcctcctttaaaaatatacaagGAACACCGCGACGAatgagattttgttttcatgctaAAGTTCGCGTTTTGGAGAacctatttgtttattttacaaggttgtaatacttttatttcttgCCACGGGCAGgcattttattttacaataaagGTAAAGTCcggcccccccaaaaaagttgatttgaatcaatagagaaaaaatcaaataagcataatacggatgtaaaataagaaagttgttttgcttatttttcacaaaagagttatacgCACAATTCAgagatatgcaaatgagagagtcgatgactCGGAGGtcgctcactcactatttcttttgtttcttattgtttgaattctacaatatatcaatttttagaGATTTTACAATGATGACCCATTTGTTTTAACCAAAAAACGCACATTTTcaaggaataaaactttgtttcacatggcaatgagaaaattagaatatttaatatttcatataataaaaaagaaatagtgagtggatgatgtcatcagtctcccaTTTACATA contains:
- the LOC135157473 gene encoding uncharacterized protein LOC135157473, translated to MSQQQYHWEALRKQRVIDRQLAAKNKFADEERRMAETCSEDMAREQLESRQMDHERRRQLADQIQKRDRQGIHNTYRDREQTIQRLVSERTWHDDLIAKMDQKEKDDMLKDLLRDHAQKSKILRDRGLYRGDAKFFIDPQYN